A single region of the Streptomyces sp. ITFR-16 genome encodes:
- a CDS encoding NAD(P)H-quinone dehydrogenase yields the protein MTRIVIIGGGPGGYEAALVGAQLGAEVTVVDCDGLGGASVLTDCVPSKTLIATAEVMTTFDSSYEELGIIVADDTPHIEQAARVVGVDLGKVNRRVKRLALAQSHDITASVTRAGARVMRGRGRLEGLQAADGSRQVVVTAADGTEETLTADAVLIATGGHPREIPDALPDGKRILNWTQVYDLDELPEELIVVGSGVTGAEFAGAYQALGSRVTLVSSRDRVLPGEDPDAAAVLEDVFRRRGMNVMARSRAQSAKRVGDRVEVTLADGRVITGSHCLMAVGAIPNSAGMGLEEAGVRLKDSGHIWTDKVSRTSAPGVYAAGDVTGIFALASVAAMQGRIAMYHFLGDAVAPLDLKTVSSNVFTDPEIATVGYSQADVDGGKIDARVVKLPLLRNPRAKMQGIRDGFVKIFCRPGTGIVVGGCVVAPRASELIHPISIAVDNNLTVEQIANAFTVYPSLSGSIAEVARQLHTRKRAGEA from the coding sequence GTGACCCGGATCGTGATCATCGGCGGCGGACCCGGCGGGTACGAGGCGGCATTGGTGGGCGCCCAGCTCGGCGCGGAGGTGACCGTCGTCGACTGTGACGGCCTCGGCGGCGCGTCCGTGCTCACCGACTGCGTGCCCTCGAAGACCCTGATCGCGACGGCAGAGGTGATGACCACCTTCGACTCCTCGTACGAGGAGCTCGGCATCATCGTCGCGGACGACACCCCGCACATAGAGCAGGCGGCGCGGGTGGTCGGCGTCGACCTCGGCAAGGTCAACCGGCGGGTGAAGCGCCTGGCGCTCGCCCAGTCCCACGACATCACCGCCTCCGTCACCCGTGCGGGCGCACGCGTGATGCGCGGACGCGGCCGGCTGGAGGGCCTCCAGGCCGCCGACGGCTCGCGCCAGGTCGTCGTCACGGCGGCCGACGGTACGGAGGAGACGCTCACCGCTGACGCCGTACTGATCGCGACCGGCGGCCACCCCCGGGAGATCCCGGACGCGCTGCCCGACGGCAAGCGCATCCTGAACTGGACCCAGGTCTACGACCTCGACGAGCTCCCCGAGGAGCTCATCGTGGTCGGCTCGGGTGTGACGGGCGCGGAGTTCGCCGGCGCCTACCAGGCGCTCGGCTCGCGCGTCACCCTCGTCTCCTCGCGCGACCGGGTGCTGCCGGGCGAGGACCCGGACGCGGCCGCCGTGCTGGAGGACGTCTTCCGGCGGCGCGGCATGAACGTGATGGCCCGCTCCCGCGCCCAGTCCGCCAAGCGGGTCGGCGACCGGGTCGAGGTGACGCTGGCCGACGGCCGCGTCATCACCGGCTCGCACTGCCTGATGGCGGTCGGCGCGATCCCCAACAGCGCCGGGATGGGCCTGGAGGAGGCCGGTGTCCGCCTCAAGGACTCCGGCCACATCTGGACCGACAAGGTCTCCCGCACCAGCGCGCCGGGCGTCTACGCGGCCGGTGACGTCACCGGGATCTTCGCGCTCGCCTCCGTCGCCGCGATGCAGGGCCGGATCGCGATGTACCACTTCCTCGGCGACGCGGTGGCCCCGCTGGACCTCAAGACGGTCTCATCGAACGTCTTCACCGACCCGGAGATCGCCACGGTCGGCTACAGCCAGGCCGACGTGGACGGCGGCAAGATCGACGCCCGGGTCGTCAAGCTGCCGCTGCTGCGCAACCCGCGCGCCAAGATGCAGGGCATCCGGGACGGCTTCGTCAAGATCTTCTGCCGGCCCGGCACCGGCATCGTGGTCGGCGGCTGTGTCGTCGCGCCCCGGGCGAGCGAGCTGATCCACCCCATCTCGATCGCGGTCGACAACAATCTGACGGTCGAGCAGATCGCAAACGCCTTCACTGTGTATCCGTCCCTGTCGGGTTCGATCGCGGAAGTGGCCCGTCAGTTGCACACCCGTAAGCGCGCGGGCGAGGCCTAG
- a CDS encoding DeoR/GlpR family DNA-binding transcription regulator: protein MFAAERRQLILEMVRANGAVSLRELARVVQTSEVTVRRDVRALEAEGLLDRRHGGAVLPGGFTRESGFPQKSHLATAEKTAIADLAAGLVEEGEAIVVGAGTTTQELARRLARVPGLTVVTNSLLVAQALAHANRVEVVMTGGTLRGSNYALVGSGAEQSLQGLRVSRAFLSGSGLTAERGLSTSNMLSASVDRALVQAAAEVVVLADHTKLGSDTMFQTVPTDLITRLVTDEPAAHDDRAAAELQALADQGVQIAVAGAGGGTAAPASSTEPGSGRSGRREMPLPGQRRTHGQVRGSAVLAEPGPDRARVADLRRR, encoded by the coding sequence GTGTTCGCTGCAGAACGTCGTCAGTTGATCCTCGAAATGGTGCGTGCCAACGGGGCGGTATCGCTCCGTGAGCTCGCCCGCGTCGTCCAGACCTCCGAAGTGACCGTACGGCGGGACGTGCGGGCACTGGAGGCAGAAGGACTCCTCGACCGCCGGCACGGCGGTGCGGTTTTGCCGGGCGGTTTTACGCGGGAGTCCGGCTTTCCGCAGAAATCCCATCTCGCCACCGCGGAGAAAACGGCCATCGCCGATCTGGCCGCAGGGCTCGTCGAAGAGGGCGAGGCCATTGTGGTCGGCGCCGGTACGACCACGCAGGAGCTGGCCCGCCGGCTCGCGCGGGTCCCCGGTCTGACCGTGGTCACCAACTCGCTGCTGGTCGCCCAGGCGTTGGCCCATGCCAACCGGGTGGAAGTGGTGATGACCGGGGGCACCCTGCGCGGTTCCAACTACGCCCTGGTGGGCAGTGGAGCCGAGCAGTCCCTCCAGGGGCTGCGGGTCTCGCGTGCCTTCCTGTCCGGGAGCGGTCTCACCGCCGAGCGCGGGCTCTCCACGTCCAACATGCTCTCCGCGAGCGTGGACCGGGCGCTGGTGCAGGCCGCGGCGGAGGTGGTGGTCCTCGCGGACCACACCAAGCTGGGCTCCGACACCATGTTCCAGACGGTGCCGACCGATCTCATCACGCGCCTCGTCACGGACGAACCTGCCGCGCACGACGACCGTGCGGCGGCGGAGCTGCAGGCTCTGGCGGACCAGGGTGTGCAGATCGCGGTGGCGGGTGCGGGGGGCGGGACTGCTGCCCCGGCCTCGTCCACCGAACCGGGGTCGGGCCGCTCGGGGCGCCGCGAGATGCCCTTGCCGGGGCAGCGGCGTACGCATGGGCAGGTGCGGGGGTCGGCGGTCCTGGCCGAGCCGGGCCCGGACCGAGCGAGAGTCGCAGACCTCCGCCGCCGCTGA